TCCGGCCGCAGATCTCGCAGACGATGCGTGCATTGCGGCTGGTGAGCGAAAGCGGCACGTTGCCGGCGACCGTGGTGATCCCCAGTACCTGCAGCTCCTCGGGGCTGCCGAAGGCCAGCATGATGGCGGCCGCGTCGTCCTGGCCGGGATCCGTGTCGATGATGATCTTTCTTGCGTTTGCCATCCGATGCACCGTTTTCTTCATTTCTCGTCACAAATCGGCACATTCCGCGCCGGCACGTTTTGATGCGAGGCAGCAGGCGCTTTGTCAAGCAGCCGACCGCCACCACCTTAAAATTGAGGGATGGGGCAGGGACGTCGCCTGCGTCTTGCAGCGCCGGAGTGCTGTCCCCATATTAGTAGCATCCGGATGCTGCCCTTAAGGTCCGGGATGGTCGCTTGCATCAAGGACTTGAAAAGAAATGAGCCGCATTACCCCTTTCGCCAGCCCGCTGCTTCTGGGCTTCGATGCCATGGAAAAGACGCTGGAGCGCATTTCCAAGGCGAGCGACGGATATCCGCCCTATAATATCGAACGCATCGGCGCCGATAGCGGCGCGCCGGAACGTCTGCGCATTACGCTGGCGGTGGCCGGTTTCGGCGAGGAGGAACTCGATGTCTCCATCGAGGAGAACCAGCTTCTGATCCGCGGCCGCCAGGTGGAGCAGGGTGAACGGGATTATCTCTATCGCGGCATCGCCGCCCGCCAGTTCCAGCGCACCTTCGTTCTTGCCGACGGCATGCAGGTGCTTGGAGCCGGCCTGAAGAACGGTCTGCTCTCCGTCGATCTAATTCGTCCGGAACCCGCGCGCATGGTCAAGAAAATTAACATTTCGGTCTCAGAGTAGCACAACGGTTTGTCGAACCGTTGGTCCCTTCTTCCGGAGGAACAGGAATGTTGATGAAAGAAGCCACGTCTCACTTGACCAAATCCGAGCTTGCCCACATCGGCAGCGGCGAGGTCGCCTATATCAGAAAAATGCGTACCGATGAGGTTGCCAAGTGCTTTCCCGAGGCGCCGGATATCGATCCGAACGTCGACCTCTGGGCGCTCTTCGGCGCCGACGGCACGCCCATCCTTCTGACGGACAATCGCTCCAGCACCTTCTTCAAGGCTGCCGAGGACGAACTGAAGACGGTCAGCCTGCACTGACCGTCGAATGCAGTCTGTCGCGTTTCACCGCTCTTGCGGTGCATGCTCATGCTATTCGATTTGGATGCGCTCGCGGCGGATGCCGCGACATGGGCGCGGTGCCTCGTTAGACGTTTTTTCCGTATTCGATGAGGTGGAAAGGCCGGCAGATCTCTGCTGCGACCTGTCGTTAGATCTTGTTGGCCCTCAGATCTTCCCGAATGTCAGATAGGCCGAAGAGCGGCCCTCGCGCCGTGCCTTGGCCTCGTAGCGCGTGCTCGGCCAGCCCTCGTAGGGTGTCAGCCAATCCGCAGCATTGTCGGCCATCCAGTCGAAGCCGCCATGGTCGCGGCATTTGATCAGCGTCCAGTTCACATAGGTGTCGATGTCGGAGGCAAAGCAGAACAGGCCGCCGGGCTTCAGCACGCGATGAAAGCGGTCGAGATTGGTCTTCGAGACGAAGCGGCGTTTCCAGTGCTTCCGCTTCGGCCAGGGGTCGGGATAGAGCAGATCGATCTGATCGAGCGAAGCGGCCGGCAGCCAGTCGAGCAGCTGCGTCGCGTCGTCATTATAGACGCGAATATTGCGCGCACCGGTTTCGCCGATGCGCGACAACAGCTTCTGCATGGAATTGACGAAGGGCTCGACGCCGATGAAGCCGGTCGAAGGTGTCTCGAGGGCGCGGTGGATCAGGTGTTCGCCGCCGCCGAAACCGATTTCCAGCCGCAATCTCTCGACCGGAGCCGGGAAGAGGGAAGTCAGCGGCCCCAGTGGAGCCGCTGAAAGATCGATAAGGAATGCCGGCAGCAGACTGTTCAGCGTCTCGGCCTGCTGTTCGCGCAGGGCCTTGCCCTTGCGGCGACCGAAGAAGGCTTCCGTCGCCCGGCCGCGGCGTTCCATATCCGTCATGCTTTATCTCAGGCCTTCACGCTTTCCTTGAGCGCCTTCACGAGGTCGGTGCGCTCCCAGGAGAACGAGCCGTCGCGGCCGGCCTTGCGGCCGAAATGGCCGTAGGCAGAGGTCTTCGCATAGATCGGCTTGTTGAGGTCGAGATGGCGGCGGATGCCGGAGGGAGACAGGTCCATGTTCTTGCGGATCGCCGCTTCGACCTGATCTTCGCTGAACTTGCCGGTGCCGTGCAGGTCGACATAGATCGACAGCGGCTGGGCGACGCCGATCGCGTAGGAGATCTGGATCGTGCAGCGGTCGGCAAGGCCGGCGGCGACGACGTTCTTGGCGAGGTAGCGGGCGGCATAGGCAGCCGAACGGTCGACCTTCGTCGTGTCCTTGCCGGAGAACGCACCGCCGCCATGCGGAGCCGCACCGCCGTAGGTGTCGACGATGATCTTGCGGCCGGTGAGGCCCGCATCGCCGTCCGGCCCGCCGATGACGAACTTGCCGGTCGGGTTGATGTACCAATTGCAATCGTCAGCGATCTTCAGTTCGCCGAGCGCTTCGCGGATATAGGGCTCGACGACGGCGCGGACCTTGTTCGAATCCCAGCTTTCGTCGAGATGCTGGGTCGAAAGCACGATCGAGGTTGCTTCCGACGGCTTGCCGTCGACGTAGCGCACGGTCACCTGGCTCTTGGCGTCGGGACCGAGCTTGGCGACTTCGCCGTCGCCCTTCTTGCGGGCAGTTGCCAGCAGCTGCAGGATCTTGTGGGAATAATAGATCGGCGCCGGCATCAGGTCCGGCGTTTCGCGGCAGGCGTAACCGAACATGATGCCCTGGTCGCCG
This Rhizobium sp. NZLR1 DNA region includes the following protein-coding sequences:
- a CDS encoding Hsp20 family protein; this encodes MSRITPFASPLLLGFDAMEKTLERISKASDGYPPYNIERIGADSGAPERLRITLAVAGFGEEELDVSIEENQLLIRGRQVEQGERDYLYRGIAARQFQRTFVLADGMQVLGAGLKNGLLSVDLIRPEPARMVKKINISVSE
- a CDS encoding tRNA (guanosine(46)-N(7))-methyltransferase TrmB, with translation MTDMERRGRATEAFFGRRKGKALREQQAETLNSLLPAFLIDLSAAPLGPLTSLFPAPVERLRLEIGFGGGEHLIHRALETPSTGFIGVEPFVNSMQKLLSRIGETGARNIRVYNDDATQLLDWLPAASLDQIDLLYPDPWPKRKHWKRRFVSKTNLDRFHRVLKPGGLFCFASDIDTYVNWTLIKCRDHGGFDWMADNAADWLTPYEGWPSTRYEAKARREGRSSAYLTFGKI
- the metK gene encoding methionine adenosyltransferase — encoded protein: MRANYLFTSESVAEGHPDKVCDRISDEIVDLVYREAAKTGVNPWGVRIACETLATTNRVVIAGEVRLPPSLMKKDKHGKDVINPSKFKAAARRAIKDIGYEQDGFHWKKAKIDVLLHSQSADIAQGVDSAADQQGDEGAGDQGIMFGYACRETPDLMPAPIYYSHKILQLLATARKKGDGEVAKLGPDAKSQVTVRYVDGKPSEATSIVLSTQHLDESWDSNKVRAVVEPYIREALGELKIADDCNWYINPTGKFVIGGPDGDAGLTGRKIIVDTYGGAAPHGGGAFSGKDTTKVDRSAAYAARYLAKNVVAAGLADRCTIQISYAIGVAQPLSIYVDLHGTGKFSEDQVEAAIRKNMDLSPSGIRRHLDLNKPIYAKTSAYGHFGRKAGRDGSFSWERTDLVKALKESVKA
- a CDS encoding DUF1150 family protein, which codes for MLMKEATSHLTKSELAHIGSGEVAYIRKMRTDEVAKCFPEAPDIDPNVDLWALFGADGTPILLTDNRSSTFFKAAEDELKTVSLH